One Cucurbita pepo subsp. pepo cultivar mu-cu-16 chromosome LG20, ASM280686v2, whole genome shotgun sequence genomic window carries:
- the LOC111783409 gene encoding L-ascorbate oxidase homolog: MAGLRFTMLLLICLLAAAMSTVRGEDPYFFFTWNVTYGTISPLGSPQQGILINGQFPGPDINSTTNNNLVINVFNNLDEPFLLHWSGVQHRKNSWQDGVLGTNCPIPPGTNFTYHFQVKDQIGSFFYYPSTAMHRAAGGFGGLRVNSRLLIPVPYADPEDDYTVLIGDWYINSHSTLKGFLDSGRSFARPDGVLINGKVAKGDGTDDPLFTMKPGKTYKYRICNVGLKVSLNFRFQGHTMKLVEMEGSHTVQNTYQSLDVHVGQCFSVLVTANQDPKDYYMIASSRFTKNLLVGKGIVRYTNGNGIASHEIPEAPIGWAWSLNQFRTFRWNLTASAARPNPQGSYHYGSINITRTIKILNSVANVDGKLRYAINGVSHIDPETPLKLAEYFGVAEKVFKYDTISDEGLAESGNNVKIAPNVVNATFRNFIEIIFENHEKSLQSWHLDGHSFFAVAIEPGRWTPEKRKNYNLLDAVSRHTIQVFPKSWAAILLTLDNAGMWNLRSELTENRYLGQQLYFSVLSPARSLRDEYNIPDKTLVCGLVKGMPLPKPYTI; this comes from the exons ATGGCTGGGTTGAGATTTACCATGCTGCTGCTAATTTGCCTCTTGGCTGCAGCAATGTCAACCGTCCGGGGTGAGGACCCTTATTTCTTCTTCACGTGGAATGTCACCTATGGCACCATCTCCCCCTTGGGTTCTCCCCAACAAGGCATTCTCATCAACGGTCAATTCCCCGGACCTGATATCAACTCCACAACCAACAATAACCTAGTTATTAATGTCTTCAATAATCTGGATGAACCCTTCCTTCTGCATTG GAGCGGTGTCCAACACAGAAAGAACTCGTGGCAGGATGGAGTACTTGGAACCAATTGCCCAATCCCACCAGGGACAAACTTCACCTATCATTTCCAGGTTAAGGATCAAATTGGAAGCTTCTTCTACTACCCATCAACAGCCATGCATAGGGCTGCAGGAGGCTTTGGCGGTCTTCGTGTCAACAGCCGTTTACTCATTCCTGTCCCTTATGCTGATCCTGAAGATGATTACACTGTCCTTATTGGTGATTGGTACATCAACAGCCATTCTACGCTTAAGGGGTTCTTGGATAGTGGGCGTTCCTTTGCTAGACCCGACGGTGTCCTTATTAACGGCAAAGTTGCCAAAGGTGATGGGACTGATGACCCACTCTTCACCATGAAGCCTGGGAAGACTTACAAGTACCGAATTTGCAACGTTGGACTGAAGGTATCTCTTAACTTTAGGTTCCAAGGCCACACCATGAAGTTAGTAGAGATGGAGGGCTCTCATACTGTCCAAAACACTTACCAATCACTTGATGTCCATGTGGGACAATGCTTTTCAGTGTTAGTCACAGCCAACCAAGACCCTAAAGACTATTACATGATTGCATCAAGTCGATTCACTAAGAACCTTCTTGTCGGTAAAGGCATTGTTCGATACACCAATGGGAATGGTATCGCCTCTCATGAAATTCCTGAGGCACCCATCGGTTGGGCTTGGTCCCTCAATCAATTTCGTACCTTCCGTTGGAACCTTACTGCCAGCGCTGCTAGGCCTAATCCTCAGGGCTCATATCACTATGGTTCCATCAACATTACTCGCACCATCAAGATACTCAATTCGGTCGCAAATGTTGATGGTAAGTTGCGATATGCCATCAATGGAGTCTCTCATATTGACCCTGAAACTCCACTAAAGCTTGCAGAGTACTTCGGAGTTGCAGAAAAGGTCTTCAAATATGATACAATTTCTGATGAAGGATTGGCGGAAAGTGgaaataatgttaaaattgCTCCAAATGTTGTTAACGCAACCTTCCGCAACTTCATAGAGATTATATTTGAGAACCATGAAAAGAGTCTCCAGTCATGGCATTTGGATGGCCACTCCTTTTTCGCGGTTGC CATTGAGCCGGGGAGATGGACTCCAGAGAAGCGAAAGAATTATAATCTTCTGGATGCCGTGAGCAGACATACAATCCAAGTTTTTCCTAAATCGTGGGCAGCCATTCTGCTTACATTAGACAATGCTGGAATGTGGAACTTGAGGTCAGAATTGACAGAGAATCGTTACTTGGGACAACAGTTATACTTCAGCGTTCTTTCACCCGCTCGCTCTCTTAGAGATGAATACAACATCCCGGATAAGACTTTGGTATGCGGTTTGGTCAAAGGCATGCCATTGCCTAAACCATATACAATCTGA
- the LOC111783298 gene encoding nudix hydrolase 18, mitochondrial-like, translating to MGLFLSRNIVNFLISSLFSSKKIPTNLVPSQIENMVSMVSARTGRHRQRFNKEYRLVVGCIPYRYKDAQKSFSVDNIEVLVISSQKGHAMLFPKGGWENDESMETAASRETFEEAGVTGNIESRLGKWYYKSKRHAKMHEAYMFALRVTKQLENWPEKDIRKREWMSVEKAREVCPHMWMKEALDLLLIRQSEVEQNLDDETPCS from the exons ATGGGTCTCTTTCTTTCCAGAAATATTGTAAATTTTCTCATCTCTTCCCTCTTCTCATCCAAGAAAATCCCTACGAATCTCGTCCCTTCTCAGATTGAAAACATGGTCTCCATGGTGTCAGCCCGTACCGGAAGACACAGGCAGCGCTTCAATAAAGAGTATCGCCTGGTTGTAGG ATGCATTCCTTACAGATACAAAGACGCCCAGAAATCGTTTTCGGTTGACAATATAGAAGTTCTTGTGATTAGTTCGCAGAAAGGGCATGCAATGTTGTTCCCGAAG GGTGGGTGGGAAAACGACGAGTCAATGGAAACCGCAGCTTCAAGAGAGACATTCGAGGAAGCTGGAGTGACTGGCAACATCGAA aGCAGATTAGGCAAATGGTATTACAAGAGCAAGAGGCATGCGAAGATGCATGAAGCCTACATGTTCGCTTTGCGTGTAACGAAACAACTGGAAAATTGGCCGGAGAAAGATATCCGAAAGCGAGAATGG ATGAGTGTGGAGAAAGCCAGAGAAGTTTGCCCTCACATGTGGATGAAAGAGGCTTTAGATTTATTACTCATACGACAATCAGAAGTTGAGCAGAACTTGGATGACGAAACGCCTTGTTCATAA
- the LOC111782641 gene encoding UV-B-induced protein At3g17800, chloroplastic-like, producing MEAATGSTSTLAIGIGSPFRDTDPRPPASRSLYFPSESLISVPHYRSFVSPSKLGKKSITLPCSGRGRGLGFPMVKASLSPDPDGSAAQIAPLRLQSPIGQFLSQILTTHPHLLPAAVDQQLQQLQTQRHAEELTQEPSASATHDIVLYRRIAEVKAIERKRALEEILYAMVVQRFMDADVPLIPAVAPSSTDPYGRVDTWARDDEKLERLHSSEASEMIQNHLALVLGNRIGDFASVAQISKLRVGQVYAASVMYGYFLKRVDERFQLEKTVKVLPASATVEGSFSNAPVHPEISSMAAEQGDVSPGESGMGIKPSRLRTYVMSFDGETLQRFATIRSKEAVSIIERHTEALFGRPQIAITPQGTVDTSKDELIKISFGGLKRLVLEAVTFGSFLWDVETYVDSRYHFVMN from the exons ATGGAAGCAGCCACTGGTTCAACTTCAACCCTTGCCATTGGAATTGGATCGCCATTTCGGGACACCGACCCCAGGCCCCCTGCCTCCCGTTCCCTTTATTTTCCTTCCGAATCCCTCATCTCTGTTCCT CATTATCGGTCCTTCGTTTCTCCATCAAAACTTGGAAAGAAGTCGATTACTCTCCCCTGTAGTGGCCGGGGTCGGGGATTGGGATTCCCAATGGTTAAAGCGTCTCTGTCTCCGGATCCGGATGGTTCTGCTGCCCAAATTGCTCCACTTCGGCTCCAGTCTCCAATTGGCCAGTTTCTGTCTCAAATCCTGACTACCCATCCCCACCTTCTTCCTGCAGCCGTCGACCAGCAGCTTCAACAGCTGCAGACCCAACGTCATGCTGAAGAACTAACTCAAGAGCCCTCCGCTTCAGCTACTCATGACATTGTCTTGTACAG GAGGATTGCTGAGGTTAAGGCAATTGAAAGGAAGAGGGCCTTAGAAGAGATATTATATGCAATGGTGGTGCAACGATTCATGGACGCCGATGTTCCTCTAATACCAGCTGTTGCCCCGTCGTCTACGGATCCATATGGCCGAGTTGACACATGGGCACGAGATGATGAAAAGCTGGAGCGGCTTCACTCGTCGGAAGCAAGCGAAATGATTCAGAACCACCTAGCGCTGGTTTTGGGGAATCGGATTGGTGACTTTGCGTCAGTAGCGCAGATAAGCAAACTAAGAGTGGGGCAGGTGTATGCTGCGTCTGTGATGTATGGGTACTTCCTCAAGCGAGTGGATGAGAGATTTCAGCTTGAGAAGACTGTGAAAGTGCTACCAGCCAGTGCAACTGTTGAGGGCTCCTTCTCCAATGCACCAGTGCATCCTGAAATCTCTTCCATGGCAGCTGAACAGGGAGATGTTAGTCCTGGGGAGTCGGGTATGGGGATCAAGCCCTCCCGACTGCGAACATACGTAATGTCATTTGATGGGGAGACACTGCAGAGATTTGCCACAATAAGGTCAAAAGAGGCCGTTAGCATCATTGAGAGACACACGGAGGCCTTGTTTGGAAGACCCCAGATTGCAATCACCCCGCAAGGAACAGTAGATACCTCCAAAGACGAGCTTATCAAAATCAGCTTTGGTGGGTTGAAGAGACTAGTTTTGGAAGCCGTGACTTTCGGTTCTTTCCTGTGGGATGTGGAGACGTATGTGGACTCCAGGTATCATTTTGTCATGAATTGA